A genomic segment from Phragmites australis chromosome 6, lpPhrAust1.1, whole genome shotgun sequence encodes:
- the LOC133922656 gene encoding DNA-directed RNA polymerase V subunit 1-like, translating to MEQDQSAILVAEGAIKSIKLSLSTEQEICTYSVNDCPVTHPSQLSNPFLGLPLEAGKCESCGASENDKCEGHFGYIELPVPIYHPCHVSELRQLLNLICLKCLRIKKGKVKQSNGKENVSATSCYYCRDLPALSLKEIKTTDGAIRLELRAPPRKYMREGSWSFLDKYGFHHGGYSHIRSLLPEEVLNILKKISDDTRKKLGARGYAVQSGYVMKYLPVPPNCLYIPEFTDGKSIMSYDISIALLKKVLQKIEQIKRSRSGSPNFESHEAESCDLQLAIGQYIHLRGTTRGPQDNTKRFAVGTDSAALSTKQWLEKMRTLFISKGSGFSSRSVLTGDPYIGVDVVGLPSEVAKRITFEEQVTDININRLQEVVDKGLCLTYRDGQATYAITVGSKGHTTLKVGQTISRRIVNGDVVFLNRPPSTHKHSLQAFYVYVHDDHTVKINPLICSPLSADFDGDCVHIYYPQSLAAKAEALELFSVEKQLISSHTGKVNLQLGNDSLLALKNMSSRTMLSKESSNQLAMVVSFSLPSPAVIKSVPSWTITQIVQGALPAKLTCQGDTHLVRDSTVIKLDLDKESVQEAFSDLVSSILCKKGPGEALQFLNALQPLLMEFLLLDGFSVSLRDFNVPKALLEEADKSIQKLSLILEQSRCSKSQFMEIRVENNLKSIKQQMSDFVVKCSDLGLLIDPKKESSMSKVVQQLGFVGLQLYREGKLYSSRLVEDCFSNFVNKHPAIGDEHPPEAYGLVQSSYFHGLNPYEELVHAISTREAIVRSSRGLTEPGTLFKSLMAILRDVVICYDGTVRNICSNSIIQLKYKEDDETDFPSAIPPGEPVGVLAATAISNPAYKAVLDSSQSNNASWESMKEILLTKVGYKNDTKDRKVILFLNDCSCAKKFCKERAAIAVQGCLRRVTLADCATDICIERQKQISLDGISEAAPTLVGHIHLDKAQLERINISTQDILQKCQEVSGRYAKKKGNLCHLLKKITFATCDCSFAQKPIDGKLHKIPCLQFSFSDDNTILSESVERAVNVIADSVCSVFLDTIIKGDPRIQAAKIIWVESDATSWVKNTRRVSKGEPALEIIVEKDESVRNGDAWRTTMDACLPVINLIDTQRSIPYGIQQMRELLGTSCAFDQVVQRLSTTIKMVSKNVLKDHLILVANSMTCTGNLNGFNTGGYKATFRSLKVQVPFTESTLFTPMKCFEKAAEKCDSDSLGCVVSSCSWGKHAAIGTGSSFQILWNENQLKSNKEYGDGLYDFLALVRTDQEKAGYMFLDDVDYLLEENTVDDVCLSPELDGNLGKPTFEDNIEEQDIQKGSSWENGTTMDSSWEQNASAGNDSSDWGGWSNGAAAAAKQPGQDNSCWDVPATVEENSTNWGGWGTEKPNDKKLVSGEPAELDTWSDKGAKMESDGGGSNWEKKSSAPEELKKSVDQDPWGDMSASPSENTWDKRKGDGGDGAWEKQTDSCKEQETNVDQDSWANKTTSPSSNTWDKKKSDGGHGNWEKQPNNWNEQRLNVDQDSQGNAWAKKKSDHGDGLWEEQLGTYKRKKIDADHDSWGNMMAPPSSNAWVANEGDGRSNTKSDARFCWVNNQGSKESADTKKDKMETDEHSKLPKESDPWKTGKSNESSWEKANSLQDSWGNSEAHNNNTQDGSWDKMAVKDTNTQQDSWDNVAIQNNDAQDDCWDSVAAKAQPSVAQDSWGNPAPSDNSRNAALVSQGTTNSDTNQSGSWDGWNAAPEDSLGTAKWNKANDSGNNKGWKSDGWGAKTGNWRSERNNPGRPPRRPDERDPPMPRQRFELTNEEKNILLKVEPIVLCVRRIFREACVGVRLPPEDDKFIQEKVLEHHPEKQSKVSGEIDHIMVDKHQIFQDTRCFFVVSTDGSRSDFSYLKCMENFVRKNYTEDVDSFCAKYLRPRRKQAPAADGGTSPGTSAEAPPSTAAETEQGTPALPETQLGTPAPPDAIPQETLASPAAAPQDNPKPDSTGDTGMGPDLND from the exons ATGGAACAGGATCAGTCTGCGATACTGGTGGCCGAAGGAGCCATCAAGAGCATCAAGCTTAGCCTCTCCACTGAGCAAGAAAta TGTACATATTCAGTCAATGATTGCCCTGTTACCCATCCTAGTCAGCTTAGCAATCCATTCCTTGGGTTGCCCCTCGAAGCTGGAAAATGTGAATCTTGTGGTGCCTCAGAAAATGACAAATGTGAAG GGCATTTTGGGTACATTGAGCTACCTGTACCCATATACCACCCTTGTCATGTCAGTGAACTGAGGCAACTATTGAACTTGATTTGCTTAAAGTGCCTTCGGATCAAGAAAGGGAAG GTTAAACAAAGCAATGGAAAGGAAAATGTGTCAGCAACATCATGCTACTATTGTCGG GATCTTCCAGCTCTGTCTTTGAAGGAAATAAAGACAACAGATGGTGCGATTCGTTTAGAGTTGAGAGCACCTCCTAGGAAATACATGAGGGAAGGTTCATGGAGTTTCCTTGATAAATATGGATTTCACCACGGTGGATACTCCCACATAAGGTCATTGCTTCCAGAAGAG GTTCTGAATATATTGAAGAAGATTTCAGATGATACTAGAAAAAAGCTAGGTGCACGGGGATACGCTGTTCAGTCTGGTTATGTGATGAAGTACCTTCCAGTGCCTCCGAACTGTCTCTATATTCCAGAGTTCACTGATGGGAAGAGCATCATGTCCTAT GATATTTCAATAGCTTTGTTGAAGAAGGTGCTTCAAAAGATAGAGCAGATAAAAAGATCAAGATCTGGTTCCCCAAACTTTGAATCACACGAAGCCGAATCATGTGATCTACAACTTGCTATTGGCCAATACATACATCTAAGGGGCACTACAAGG GGCCCTCAAGACAATACCAAGAGATTTGCAGTTGGCACCGATTCAGCTGCGTTGTCAACAAAACAGTGGCTTGAGAAAATGAGAACATTGTTTATCAGCAAAGGTTCAGGGTTTTCATCACGCAGTGTTCTCACCGGAGATCCTTATATTGGAGTGGATGTAGTAGGACTGCCTTCTGAAGTGGCGAAAAGAATAACTTTTGAAGAACAGGTAACAGACATCAACATTAATAGGCTGCAAGAGGTGGTTGACAAGGGACTCTGTTTGACCTACAGAGATGGTCAAGCAACCTATGCCATTACTGTAGGATCGAAAGGGCATACCACACTCAAAGTTGGTCAAACAATCAGTAGGAGAATAGTCAATGGGGATGTAGTTTTCCTTAATAGGCCACCCAGTACTCACAAGCATTCTCTCCAGGCCTTTTATGTATACGTCCACGATGACCATACAGTCAAAATCAATCCTCTTATATGTTCTCCCCTTTCGGCAGACTTCGATGgtgattgtgtacatatatattatcCACAGTCACTTGCTGCTAAAGCTGAAGCCTTGGAGCTTTTCAGTGTAGAAAAACAATTGATTAGTTCCCACACTGGGAAGGTTAATCTCCAGCTAGGTAATGACAGTTTATTAGCTCTGAAAAATATGTCTTCCAGAACCATGTTGAGCAAGGAATCATCTAACCAGCTGGCAATGGTTGTATCATTTTCACTTCCAAGCCCTGCTGTAATCAAGTCAGTTCCATCTTGGACAATCACACAAATAGTGCAGGGTGCATTACCAGCTAAGTTAACTTGTCAAGGGGACACACACCTAGTTAGGGACAGTACTGTTATAAAGCTGGATCTTGACAAAGAATCTGTTCAAGAAGCATTCTCTGATTTGGTGTCCTCAATTCTTTGCAAGAAGGGTCCAGGAGAGGCTCTGCAATTTCTGAACGCGCTGCAGCCATTATTGATGGAGTTTTTACTTCTGGATGGTTTTAGTGTAAGCCTGCGAGATTTTAATGTTCCCAAGGCTCTACTGGAAGAAGCAGATAAAAGCATTCAGAAACTGTCTCTAATCCTTGAACAGTCAAGGTGCTCCAAAAGTCAATTCATGGAAATACGAGTTGAAAACAATttgaaaagcattaaacaacAAATGTCAGATTTTGTTGTGAAATGCTCCGATCTTGGGCTGCTGATTGATCCAAAAAAGGAGTCTTCAATGTCAAAAGTGGTTCAACAGCTTGGTTTTGTTGGCCTGCAGCTTTATCGTGAGGGAAAGTTGTACTCAAGCCGCCTGGTAGAGGATTGCTTCtcaaattttgtgaacaaaCACCCAGCCATTGGCGATGAGCATCCTCCAGAGGCTTATGGTCTTGTGCAAAGTTCATATTTTCATGGTCTCAATCCTTACGAGGAGCTGGTACATGCTATATCCACAAGAGAAGCCATTGTCCGCTCCTCAAGAGGGTTGACAGAACCTGGAACTCTGTTCAAGAGTTTAATGGCAATCTTGCGGGATGTAGTTATATGCTATGATGGAACTGTGAGAAACATCTGCAGCAATTCAATCATACAGCTTAAGTATAAGGAAGATGATGAGACAGATTTTCCAAGTGCCATACCTCCTGGTGAACCCGTGGGTGTCTTAGCTGCCACAGCTATCTCGAACCCTGCATACAAGGCTGTCTTAGATTCGTCTCAGAGTAACAATGCTTCATGGGAGTCAATGAAG GAAATACTTCTGACAAAAGTTGGCTATAAAAATGATACGAAAGATCGAAAAGTTATCCTGTTTCTGAATGACTGCTCTTGCGCCAAGAAGTTTTGCAAGGAAAGGGCTGCTATTGCAGTACAGGGTTGTCTTAGGAGAGTCACACTAGCGGATTGTGCTACTGATATCTGCATTGA GCGTCAGAAGCAAATAAGTTTAGATGGAATATCTGAAGCTGCCCCAACTCTTGTGggccatattcacctagacaag GCACAATTAGAAAGGATAAACATTAGTACACAAGATATTCTCCAAAAATGCCAAGAAGTTTCTGGAAGATATgcgaagaagaaaggaaatctTTGCCACCTGTTGAAAAAGATTACTTTCGCTACTTG TGATTGTTCATTCGCACAGAAGCCAATTGATGGAAAGCTACATAAGATTCCATGTTTGCAGTTCTCTTTCTCTGATGACAACACCATATTATCTGAATCTGTAGAGAGGGCTGTGAATGTGATAGCTGACTCTGTATGTTCAGTGTTTTTGGATACAATTATAAAAG GTGACCCTCGAATTCAAGCGGCTAAAATTATCTGGGTTGAATCAGATGCGACCTCTTGGGTAAAGAACACACGGAGGGTATCGAAGGGTGAGCCAGCGTTAGAAATCATTGTTGAAAAAGATGAATCTGTACGCAATGGTGATGCTTGGAGGACAACAATGGATGCTTGCTTACCTGTTATTAACCTCATTGACACACAAAGGTCCATCCCTTATGGTATTCAACAAATGAGGGAACTTcttggcacctcatgtgcctTTGATCAAGTTGTGCAG CGGCTTTCTACAACTATAAAAATGGTTTCTAAAAATGTTCTCAAGGACCATTTGATACTTGTGGCAAACAGCATGACGTGCACTGGAAACTTGAATGGGTTCAACACTGGTGGTTATAAGGCGACATTCCGTTCATTAAAAGTTCAAGTGCCTTTCACAGAGTCCACTTTGTTT ACCCCTATGAAATGCTTTGAGAAGGCTGCAGAAAAATGTGATTCTGATTCATTGGGCTGTGTGGTTTCATCATGCTCATGGGGCAAGCATGCCGCAATTGGTACTGGGTCATCTTTTCAGATTCTTTGGAATGAAAATCAG CTGAAAAGCAACAAGGAGTACGGTGATGGGCTGTATGATTTCTTAGCCTTGGTCAGGACTGATCAAGAAAAGGCAGGGTACATGTTCTTGGATGATGTTGACTACCTTTTAGAAGAGAACACAGTAGATGATGTGTGCTTATCTCCTGAGCTTGATGGAAACCTTGGTAAACCCACCTTTGAGGATAATATCGAAGAGCAAGATATTCAGAAAGGCAGCTCATGGGAAAATGGCACAACGATGGACTCAAGTTGGGAACAAAATGCAAGTGCTGGAAATGATTCTAGTGATTGGGGAGGCTGGAGTAATGGAGCTGCAGCAGCTGCAAAACAACCAGGCCAAGATAATTCATGTTGGGATGTGCCTGCAACGGTGGAGGAGAATTCCACTAATTGGGGAGGATGGGGTACTGAAAAGCCGAACGACAAGAAGCTTGTATCTGGAGAACCAGCTGAACTTGATACTTGGTCTGATAAGGGTGCTAAAATGGAATCAGATGGAGGTGGTAGTAACTGGGAGAAGAAGTCCAGCGCTCCTGAGGAATTGAAGAAAAGTGTGGATCAGGACCCCTGGGGAGACATGTCAGCATCACCATCAGAAAATACATGGGACAAAAGGAAAGGAGATGGAGGTGATGGTGCCTGGGAGAAGCAAACAGACTCTTGCAAGGAACAAGAGACAAATGTGGATCAGGATTCTTGGGCTAACAAGACAACATCACCATCAAGCAATACATGGGACAAAAAGAAGTCTGATGGAGGTCATGGTAACTGGGAGAAGCAACCGAACAATTGGAATGAGCAGAGGTTGAATGTAGACCAGGACTCCCAGGGTAACGCATGGGCCAAAAAGAAGTCAGATCATGGTGACGGTCTATGGGAGGAGCAGCTCGGTACTTACAAACGGAAGAAGATAGATGCAGATCATGATTCTTGGGGTAACATGATGGCGCCACCATCGAGCAATGCATGGGTTGCTAATGAGGGAGATGGAAGATCAAATACCAAGTCTGATGCAAGGTTCTGTTGGGTCAACAATCAAGGTTCAAAAGAATCTGCTGATACGAAGAAAGATAAGATGGAGACTGATGAGCATTCAAAACTCCCAAAAGAATCGGACCCCTGGAAAACAGGGAAATCAAATGAAAGTTCCTGGGAGAAGGCTAATTCACTACAGGATTCCTGGGGAAACAGTGAAGCTCATAATAATAACACTCAGGATGGTTCCTGGGACAAAATGGCTGTAAAGGATACCAATACACAGCAAGATTCATGGGATAATGTAGCAATCCAGAATAATGATGCACAGGATGATTGCTGGGACAGTGTAGCAGCGAAGGCTCAGCCTTCAGTTGCACAGGATTCCTGGGGTAATCCAGCACCATCGGACAATTCACGAAATGCTGCTCTGGTTTCCCAAGGAACCACAAATTCAGATACAAATCAATCAGGTTCTTGGGATGGCTGGaatgcagcccctgaggactcatTGGGTACTGCTAAATGGAACAAGGCAAATGATTCTGGCAATAACAAAGGCTGGAAATCAGATGGATGGGGTGCCAAAACTGGTAACTGGAGAAGTGAAAGAAACAATCCTGGGAGACCCCCAAGGAGACCTGATGAGAGGGATCCGCCAATGCCAAGACAACGGTTCGAACTAACAAATGAGGAGAAAAACATTCTTCTAAAAGTTGAGCCCATTGTGCTGTGTGTCAGAAGGATCTTCCGTGAAGCATG TGTTGGTGTTAGACTTCCGCCAGAAGATGATAAGTTTATCCAAGAGAAAGTTCTTGAGCACCACCCTGAAAAGCAATCAAAGGTGTCTGGTGAAATTGACCATATAATG GTTGACAAGCACCAAATTTTCCAGGATACTCGGTGTTTTTTTGTGGTCTCAACAGATGGATCCCGCTCAGATTTCTCCTACTTGAAGTGCATGGAGAACTTCGTGAGGAAGAACTACACCGAGGACGTCGACTCATTCTGCGCGAAGTACTTACGGCCTCGTCGCAAGCAAGCACCAGCAGCTGATGGAGGGACATCACCAGGCACTTCAGCTGAGGCTCCACCGTCTACCGCAGCTGAGACTGAGCAAGGGACTCCAGCCCTACCAGAGACTCAGCTAGGGACTCCAGCCCCTCCAGATGCGATTCCACAAGAGACTCTGGCTTCTCCAGCAGCGGCCCCGCAAGACAATCCCAAGCCAGATTCAACAGGTGACACTGGGATGGGGCCTGATCTGAATGACTGA